The genomic interval GTTCCCAAAAAAACCTTGACTCTGGTCCCTTGTTGGAAACGCCTTGCACCAACCTCCCCAACTCTTTCCAAAAGGAAAGTGATTTTGAGTTCCAGGAGGCTTAATCATTGTTTTCAGTCAGTAAGAATTCAGTAGGTCCTCATTGGCAGGGGCTTTAGGTCTAGCCTGGACATCTCCaaaactgctgctgctactgctgctgtacAGATTCAGAGTGGccgttgggagcagggaacgtgtttaccaactctgttatggtggactttcccaagtgcttggattgaTTCAAGTATTGGAttaatgcgatcgattgattgattggcaggcttAAAATGATAGGAGGGAATGAGGGGGGAATGAAGAAGTAGTGAATGGACAGCTCCCCAAGTCCCACCTAAGCCTCTTTCACTGATTCTGTAAGCAGGGATCGAACCCTGGGCTCACTTCAGTGTGTACGTTGCTGTTCGTGACCGGGCTAGGCTTAGAGAATAGCTACATTCTTCGTGTTTTATGCAGCCTTTATATATCACTTCCACACCTCACTGTGGTGATCAAGGGGCTTGATCCAATTGTGCAGacaaattgaaaaagaaaaaaatccaacaCACAAAAATTCTTGCTgtggtcttatgctgtcaagttgtctccagCCCATAGCaacgccgtggacacatctctctcagaatgccccacctccatctgcagtcgttctggtagtttatccagagAGTTTCACCAGCTCAATTAtctccccctacttcccctccccatcccccctgccttacctccttcccctccccacagcacctgtatatatgtttgtacatatttgttactttatttatgtatttattttacttgtacatatttattctgtttatttggtttacatgttttgttttgttgtctgtctcccccttctagactgtgagcccactgttgggtagggaccgtctctatatgttgccaacttgtacttcccaagctcttagtacagtgctctgcacacagtaagtgctcaataaatacgactaaatgaatgaatgaatttgccctgaTCCCACAAATACATATCAGTTTCTTCCAGCCATACCCAAACTCTCTGCTTGGGACATCACTTAGCCAAGAGAAGATAAGCGCAAGACTTTAGCAAGCTCTCAGAGCTTCCCTACTAACACAGTTCAAACAAGAACCTAACACGGAAAAGAACTGGGGTGAAAGATGAGAAAAAAATGGAGGAGAATAACTAGGTATAGTTCAGTTTGAAGGAAGAAAAGCAGGAGAAAAAATAAGGGAAGTTCAAAAACCAATCATTGGGGGAAGGAAGAAGCTTCATGAAGCTTATTATGATTCATGTCCAGGTTCCATTTACTGCCACTGGTATTTTAAATTAATGAGGCCCTATCTAGCTTAATTCACATCTGTGAAGTgctctgagagccagagaagaaaCATGCGTATGGAAAGGcaattaataatgacaattggcACAAATGAAATAATAACACTACatatcatcctctagactgtgagctcgttatgggcaaggaatgtgtctgtttgttgtattgtactcttccaagcgcttagtacaatgctttacacacagtaagtgctcaataaatgtgattgaatgaatgaattagttagcTAGAGACACTCCTAGTTCTAAAGACACTATTTCTCTCATTTTTCAAAGCCtggttccttcttcctccctacaCCTTGACAGAGGGTGGGGCCTGGCCaggcagtagagttggtaggtttttacatttaaaaaaatcctttttgttaagcacttactatatgccagacactgtactaagctctggggtagatataggataaccaGGTTGAAGAGAgcccatgcctcacatggggttcacagtcttaatccccatattacaagtgaagtaaccgaagcacagagaaattaagtgacttgcccaaggtcacacagcagacaagtggcagagccaagattagaggactcccaggcccaagctctagccactggtccatactgcttctctgacttgcttGGACTCTGAGTTTTCACAACAAGGTTCCCTCAGCCACCTGAAGCTTTGTAAACACTTTTGACTGCTGATGTTGAGAGATGTGTACGTGTTTCTGGAGCTAATAGAAGGAGCAGTGCTTGTATTATCTCTTCATTCTGATTGTCTTTGCAGCCTACAAGGAGAAGATGAAGGAGCTGTCTGTCCTCTCACTGATCTGTTCTTGCTTCTACACTCAACCCCACCCCAACACCATTTATCAGTATGGAGGTGagaattcccctccccacaaaaccccTCCCTTCAACTCCCCCAGCAGCTCCCCATTCTCACCTTTCAGCTCATTTAAGTCACCTGAAGAGATCAGCCCATTCAGTTAACCCAATACCTCCTGTTCTCCCAGCTGGAggattgattctccctctctctctctttttttgtagTGAAGGGTCTTCCAAGACCCTTGCTTTGGTCCCTTTAAATTTTgtttgggcctcagctccctgggTCCCATCCCCAGTTCTCTTCAACCTACCCTAGTTCCTGTAGGTCAATTTCCTGAGCCACTGGGGCAGGAGGCACAGATTCCCTTGTTCTGTTCTGCCTTGTTGCTGGAGAAATCTACAAGAGGGGAGAAGCTGCTCTCTGTCTCCACTGGACTGCTAGTGAGTGAGTTGGGTGGCTGCCTTACTGGATTCTTCCTCAGATTGTGCTAGGGTAGATGTTAGGAGGAAGAAATGGGGACCCAGTTGATCTCACTTCCTATCAACTGGGAGGCCAGTGTtataaaaaaaacacaacaacacCAATAAGGATTGTCGCTTAGATTGCTTGGAAGCTTTCCTGATCCCAGCTCCTGGAGGGAGTTTATCCAGTACTGCACcactcagggagagagagaagtggtGGAGAAGAACCAGTTGGAAATATAAAACCAAGCAGGATCAGGTCCTTCCCACTCAGGCTCTTGTCAACCTCAGTTGATTCCCATCTAGGAATTTCATCATCTAGAATTCCTGCTACAGTGGGTCTTTAACAAGACTGAAAGGGTCAGAAGAGCTCCTTCACCCTGATCTAGCTTCTCCCCAGGTGGAGAATTGGAGTAGTACTGGCTGAAATAGctgtgtgtctgtttcctcctccagaCATGGAAGTTAAGCAGCTGGACAAGAGGGCATCAGGCCAGAGCTTTGAGGTGATCTTAAAGTCACCTTCGGACCTGTCTCCGGAGAGCCCtgtgctctcctctccccccaagaAGAAGGATGTCTCCTTGGAGGAGCTGCAGAAGAGGTTGGAGGctgcagaagagaggaggaaggtaagAGGATGGGCTCAGACTTGGCTTCACCACTCCTTCACCCCGTCCCTGTTTCATTAGATGATATGCTCTCAAGAGTCAAAGCAACCAGTCCTTGACCAGCATAGAATAGATTTACCAAAGCCTGAAGACCATCTATCTATCTGGAAGGGACCCAGAGCCCTTTTGCTACATAGGCTCCCCAAATATATGTGGTTTGGTCTGCCTCTGACTAGCTGGCTGGGGTCTGActtgatatattattattattaatatattattttatcattatgaatgaaaatgctgtttgttacatgcttactctttgccaagcactggcttaag from Tachyglossus aculeatus isolate mTacAcu1 chromosome 8, mTacAcu1.pri, whole genome shotgun sequence carries:
- the STMN3 gene encoding stathmin-3, coding for MASTVSAYKEKMKELSVLSLICSCFYTQPHPNTIYQYGDMEVKQLDKRASGQSFEVILKSPSDLSPESPVLSSPPKKKDVSLEELQKRLEAAEERRKTQEAQVLKQLAEKREHEREVLHKALEENNNFSRLAEEKLNYKMELSKEIREAHLAALRERLREKELHAAEVRRNKEQREEISG